From Triticum urartu cultivar G1812 chromosome 2, Tu2.1, whole genome shotgun sequence, a single genomic window includes:
- the LOC125539122 gene encoding cytokinin dehydrogenase 8-like translates to MDLKALCMYAAVLALFLCSAATFIQSPTDVFGPVALLEPTPSSARDFGAVVSDAPFAILRPGSSADIALLLGALSSAPPRPRATVAARGVGHSLQGQAQARDGIVVETRSLPRTVVVVAAPRAGGEATACAYADVGAGALWVEVLEECLKAGLAPLSWTDYLYLTVGGTLSNAGISGQAFKHGPQISNVLQLQVVTGNGEVVTCSRTKSPDLFFAVLGGLGQFGIITRARILLQEAPPKVRWVRAFYDSFETFTKDQELLISMPEQVDYVEGFMVLDEHSIRSSSIAFPASIDFSPDFGSEGRKKVYYCIEFAVHDFQQDGSSSSVDNVVELVAGEMSHMRPHMYSVEVSYFDFLNRVRMEEESLRSQGLWDVAHPWLNMFVPKHGVAQLKDLLMDTVLAGDFQGAILVYPLLTDKWDGNTSAVIPSAPGGVMYIFSVLRSADPSRCGRGCVEEILEQHRRVADEACRAGGGIGAKQYLARQPTQAHWRSHFGPSWDRFLARKARYDPVRVLGPGQGIFPWTDSAASSM, encoded by the exons ATGGACCTCAAGGCGCTGTGCATGTACGCCGCCGTGCTAGCCCTGTTCCTCTGCTCCGCGGCGACCTTCATCCAGAGCCCCACCGACGTGTTCGGCCCGGTGGCGCTCCTCGAGCCGACCCCGTCCTCGGCGCGCGACTTCGGCGCCGTCGTCTCCGACGCGCCCTTCGCGATCCTCCGCCCGGGGTCCTCCGCCGACATCGCGCTCCTCCTGGGCGCGCTGTCGTCCGCGCCGCCGCGCCCGAGGGCGACCGTGGCCGCGCGCGGCGTGGGGCACTCGCTTCAGGGCCAGGCGCAGGCGCGCGACGGCATTGTGGTGGAGACGCGTTCCCTGCCACGCACCGTCGTGGTGGTGGCGGCGCCGCGGGCGGGCGGCGAGGCCACCGCTTGCGCCTACGCGGACGTGGGCGCCGGCGCTCTGTGGGTGGAGGTGCTGGAGGAGTGCCTGAAGGCCGGGCTGGCGCCGCTGTCCTGGACGGACTACTTGTACCTCACCGTGGGCGGGACGCTGTCCAATGCCGGCATCAGCGGCCAGGCGTTCAAGCATGGCCCGCAGATCAGCAACGTCCTGCAGCTCCAAGTCGTCACAG GGAATGGGGAGGTCGTGACATGCTCGCGCACCAAGAGCCCGGATCTCTTCTTCGCAGTTCTTGGCGGTCTCGGCCAGTTCGGCATCATCACCAGGGCACGGATTCTACTCCAAGAAGCTCCTCCGAAG GTGCGATGGGTGAGGGCCTTCTACGACAGCTtcgagacattcaccaaggaccAAGAGCTCCTGATCTCAATGCCGGAGCAGGTGGACTACGTGGAGGGGTTCATGGTTCTGGATGAGCACTCCATCCGCAGCTCATCCATTGCCTTCCCCGCCAGCATCGATTTCAGCCCAGACTTCGGCTCCGAGGGCAGGAAGAAGGTCTACTACTGCATAGAGTTTGCAGTGCATGACTTCCAGCAGGACGGCTCCAGCTCCAGTGTCGACAAT GTTGTGGAGCTGGTGGCAGGGGAGATGAGCCACATGAGGCCCCACATGTACAGCGTGGAGGTGTCCTACTTCGACTTCCTGAACAGGGTGAGGATGGAGGAGGAGAGCCTGAGGAGCCAGGGGCTCTGGGACGTGGCTCACCCCTGGCTCAACATGTTCGTGCCCAAGCATGGCGTCGCTCAGCTCAAGGACCTGCTCATGGACACCGTCTTGGCGGGAGACTTCCAGGGGGCCATCCTTGTCTACCCTCTCCTCACTGACAA GTGGGACGGGAACACGTCGGCGGTCATCCCGTCGGCGCCGGGCGGGGTGATGTACATCTTCAGCGTGCTCCGGTCGGCCGACCCGTCGCGGTGCGGCCGCGGCTGCGTCGAGGAGATCCTGGAGCAGCACCGCCGGGTGGCCGACGAGGCGTGCCGGGCCGGCGGCGGCATCGGCGCCAAGCAGTACCTTGCCCGGCAGCCCACGCAGGCGCATTGGCGCAGCCATTTCGGGCCCAGCTGGGACCGCTTCCTGGCCCGCAAGGCCCGCTACGACCCAGTGCGTGTGCTTGGGCCGGGCCAAGGCATTTTTCCTTGGACGGATTCCGCCGCGAGCTCCATGTGA